One window from the genome of Metabacillus flavus encodes:
- a CDS encoding phosphatase PAP2 family protein translates to MKTKLIANMYDFECKLFRSVNRHFDRKFLNLYFRNITHVGGATLTILVCLAMILFAQGPVKWVAIASAASLALSHIPVAMVKKMYPRKRPYISLLETKVPANPLEDHSFPSGHTTAIFSVIIPFLLFMPSLALILIPLGISVGLSRIYLGLHYPSDVLAGCLLGTSTSIMTFMMVSKWFPNLLHFT, encoded by the coding sequence ATGAAAACCAAGCTGATTGCAAACATGTATGATTTCGAATGCAAGCTCTTCCGAAGCGTCAACAGACATTTTGACCGCAAGTTTCTCAACTTGTACTTTCGGAATATCACACATGTTGGAGGAGCGACTCTAACCATTTTAGTCTGCTTAGCCATGATTTTATTTGCGCAGGGCCCTGTTAAATGGGTAGCGATAGCCAGTGCGGCATCTCTTGCATTAAGCCACATTCCAGTTGCCATGGTAAAAAAAATGTATCCAAGAAAGCGGCCGTATATTTCACTTTTGGAGACGAAGGTGCCTGCCAATCCATTAGAGGATCATTCTTTTCCATCCGGACATACAACAGCCATTTTTTCCGTCATTATACCTTTCTTGCTTTTCATGCCCAGTCTTGCCTTGATTCTGATCCCTTTAGGAATTAGTGTGGGGCTTTCCCGTATCTATCTTGGACTTCATTATCCTTCTGACGTGCTGGCAGGATGCCTGCTTGGCACATCTACAAGCATCATGACTTTTATGATGGTCAGCAAGTGGTTCCCGAATCTGCTGCATTTCACTTAA
- a CDS encoding TIGR01212 family radical SAM protein (This family includes YhcC from E. coli K-12, an uncharacterized radical SAM protein.), with protein sequence MIQSNPFPYANDKKRYHTWNYHLKDFFGHKVFKVALDGGFDCPNRDGTVAYGGCTFCSAAGSGDFAGSRADDLTTQFHEGKAKMHQKWKDGKYMAYFQAYTNTHAPLEELKEKFETVLGFEDVVGLSIATRPDCLPDDVVEYLAELNKRTYLWVELGLQTVHERTALLINRAHDYPSYVEGVNKLRKHGIRVCTHIIDGLPLEDRDMMMHTAREVAKLDVQGIKIHLLHLLKGTPMVKQYEKGMLEFLSFEDYVQLVCDQLEVIPPEMIVHRITGDGPIDLMIGPMWSVNKWSVINAIDAEMERRGSFQGKFFQAEGVGIQ encoded by the coding sequence TTGATTCAGTCCAACCCTTTTCCATATGCGAACGATAAAAAAAGGTATCATACATGGAATTATCATTTAAAAGATTTCTTTGGACATAAAGTTTTTAAAGTGGCGTTAGACGGGGGATTTGATTGCCCGAACCGCGATGGAACGGTCGCTTACGGAGGCTGTACATTTTGCAGTGCTGCAGGATCCGGAGATTTTGCCGGCAGCCGTGCGGATGATCTTACAACTCAATTCCATGAAGGTAAAGCAAAAATGCATCAGAAGTGGAAAGACGGAAAGTATATGGCTTACTTTCAAGCCTACACGAATACGCACGCACCTCTGGAGGAATTAAAGGAAAAGTTTGAAACCGTGCTTGGATTTGAAGATGTTGTCGGTCTTTCTATTGCCACGAGACCGGATTGTCTTCCTGATGATGTGGTTGAATATTTGGCTGAGCTGAACAAGCGTACTTATTTATGGGTAGAGCTCGGGCTTCAGACGGTTCATGAACGGACGGCTTTGCTTATTAACCGGGCACATGATTATCCTTCCTATGTTGAAGGAGTAAACAAATTAAGGAAGCATGGAATCCGGGTTTGCACCCATATTATTGACGGACTTCCTCTTGAAGATCGGGATATGATGATGCATACTGCCAGAGAGGTTGCGAAACTGGATGTGCAGGGGATTAAAATTCATCTTCTTCATCTATTGAAGGGCACTCCGATGGTAAAGCAATATGAAAAAGGGATGCTTGAGTTTCTGTCATTCGAGGATTATGTTCAGCTCGTTTGCGATCAGCTGGAGGTCATCCCTCCTGAAATGATTGTGCACCGGATTACGGGGGATGGTCCGATTGATTTAATGATTGGGCCGATGTGGAGCGTAAATAAATGGTCGGTTATTAATGCGATTGACGCTGAAATGGAGCGGCGCGGCAGTTTTCAGGGAAAATTTTTTCAGGCAGAAGGGGTGGGCATTCAATGA
- a CDS encoding GntR family transcriptional regulator → MIQIDPRSSTPIYEQVVQSMKELCLKGALKPGDKLPSVRELATIIIANPNTVGKAYKELEREGIIETLRGRGTFVSENVKIKLDEGKMEMLKEQLKTLIIDAAYAGIDINELHEWIDEIKKEVGGREDA, encoded by the coding sequence ATGATACAAATTGATCCTCGCAGCTCGACGCCTATTTATGAACAGGTGGTTCAGAGTATGAAGGAGCTGTGTTTAAAAGGGGCTCTAAAACCGGGGGATAAACTTCCTTCTGTTCGTGAATTAGCGACGATTATTATTGCGAATCCAAATACCGTGGGAAAAGCATACAAGGAGCTTGAACGTGAAGGCATTATTGAGACGTTAAGAGGCCGGGGAACCTTCGTTTCGGAGAATGTCAAAATAAAACTGGATGAGGGGAAGATGGAAATGCTTAAGGAGCAGCTGAAGACATTGATTATTGATGCGGCTTATGCAGGGATAGATATTAATGAGCTCCATGAGTGGATTGATGAAATTAAGAAAGAGGTTGGGGGAAGGGAAGATGCTTGA
- a CDS encoding alpha/beta hydrolase, which yields MWKWEADRPKGVIVMIHGAAEHHRRYKWLIENWRCAGYNVIMGDLPGQGTSTRRRGHIQSFNEYINELSLWLTEADKYDLPLFLLGHSMGGLIAIRALQEKEHKLAGVILSSPCLGLIHKPNRALDVLSKGLNVVYPGLLMNSNLSIEMATRNKSVIEIDENDPLYVTKVSVRWYRELLHAIDQANGKQHKFPDIPVLLMQGGDDKIVDKNAVKSWFNRLDATEKAYKEWKGFYHEIFNEPERDQVFKMAHAFAENHLPELPKEEWSEST from the coding sequence ATGTGGAAATGGGAAGCAGACCGTCCTAAGGGAGTGATCGTCATGATTCATGGCGCAGCCGAGCATCACAGACGCTATAAATGGCTGATTGAGAATTGGAGATGCGCGGGCTATAACGTCATCATGGGAGACTTGCCGGGACAAGGAACCTCAACCAGAAGAAGAGGACATATTCAGTCCTTTAATGAATACATAAATGAGCTAAGCTTATGGCTGACAGAAGCAGACAAGTATGATCTTCCTTTATTTCTTCTCGGACACAGCATGGGAGGCCTGATTGCCATCAGAGCCTTGCAGGAGAAAGAACACAAGCTGGCCGGAGTGATTCTCTCATCACCGTGCCTTGGTTTAATCCACAAGCCGAATCGGGCATTGGATGTCCTGTCAAAGGGGCTGAACGTTGTATACCCCGGACTTCTGATGAATTCCAACCTGTCCATTGAGATGGCGACACGCAATAAGTCTGTTATTGAAATCGATGAAAATGATCCCCTATATGTAACCAAAGTTTCGGTTCGCTGGTACAGGGAGCTCCTGCATGCTATAGATCAGGCGAACGGCAAACAGCATAAATTCCCGGATATACCCGTCCTTCTTATGCAGGGAGGCGATGATAAAATAGTGGATAAGAATGCCGTGAAATCGTGGTTCAACCGTTTGGATGCCACCGAAAAAGCGTATAAGGAATGGAAAGGGTTTTATCACGAAATTTTCAATGAGCCTGAACGCGATCAGGTTTTTAAAATGGCCCATGCTTTTGCCGAAAACCATCTTCCGGAGCTTCCGAAAGAAGAGTGGAGTGAATCGACATGA
- a CDS encoding amino acid ABC transporter substrate-binding protein: MRRFLSIFLIAAALLALAACGSKKEESAGSLYDSIKEKGEVTIGTEGTYAPFTFHDKQGNLTGFDVEIAKEVFKRLDIKPKFIEAKWDGMIAGLDSKRYDMVANEVAIRPERLEKYDMSEPYIVSKAVLIVKEDNNEIKSLKDLKGKKVGQSLDSNYRKIAEENGATNTVVDGFNQSIDLIAAGRIDATINDSLSYLDLKKQRPELPIKKVYEEKEATENAFLFRKDSGKLKEEVDKALAEMKKDGTYLKISEKWFGTDVSK, from the coding sequence ATGAGAAGATTTTTATCCATTTTTCTTATAGCGGCTGCTTTGCTTGCATTAGCTGCTTGCGGTTCGAAAAAAGAAGAAAGCGCTGGAAGTCTGTATGATTCCATTAAAGAAAAAGGCGAAGTTACGATTGGAACGGAAGGTACATACGCGCCATTTACGTTTCATGACAAACAGGGAAACCTTACAGGATTTGATGTAGAGATTGCAAAAGAGGTTTTTAAACGCCTTGATATTAAACCTAAATTTATCGAAGCAAAATGGGATGGAATGATTGCAGGTCTTGATTCCAAACGCTATGACATGGTTGCCAATGAAGTAGCGATCCGCCCTGAACGTTTAGAGAAGTACGATATGTCTGAGCCTTACATCGTTTCAAAAGCGGTTCTTATCGTAAAGGAAGACAATAACGAGATTAAATCCCTAAAGGATTTAAAAGGCAAAAAAGTAGGGCAGTCACTGGACAGCAACTATCGTAAAATTGCTGAAGAAAACGGTGCAACTAATACGGTTGTGGATGGCTTCAATCAATCCATTGATTTGATTGCTGCTGGAAGAATCGATGCGACAATCAATGACAGTCTTTCATACCTTGATTTGAAAAAACAGCGTCCTGAGCTTCCAATTAAGAAAGTTTATGAAGAAAAAGAAGCGACAGAAAATGCATTCCTTTTCCGCAAAGACAGCGGAAAGCTGAAAGAAGAAGTCGACAAAGCATTGGCTGAAATGAAAAAAGACGGTACTTACTTGAAGATCTCCGAAAAATGGTTCGGTACAGATGTCTCGAAATAA
- a CDS encoding tetraprenyl-beta-curcumene synthase family protein: MTIPTSPFSLMKKVYKNVFPLVHHYLGEWKKKAELIPNEELRSQAMASISEKSFHCEGGGILAILAGPNMKECVEFIVAYQTISDYLDNLCDRSTSLDPDDFRMLHQSMPDALTVGAELKNYYSFREDQDDGGYLHDLVSICQRQLGKIEGYPHIKDTLLELSGYYCDLQVHKHVQIDERVPRLETWFEHHRSALPEMEWYEFSACSGSTLGIFCLAAYGFQNSYDENLAKQIRDSYFPYIQGLHILLDYLIDQEEDRAGGDLNFCSYYPTEESMMKRLKHFIEKADSSLKGIPHEGFHKLINRGLLGVYLSDRKVTSRKELNKLARTLLRRGGGTSLFFYLNGRAYRTFQKMTAQ; this comes from the coding sequence ATGACCATCCCAACCTCGCCTTTTTCACTTATGAAAAAGGTGTACAAAAATGTGTTCCCGCTTGTGCACCATTATTTGGGTGAGTGGAAGAAAAAGGCTGAACTCATACCGAATGAAGAGCTGAGAAGCCAGGCGATGGCAAGCATCTCTGAAAAATCATTCCACTGTGAAGGCGGAGGGATCCTTGCAATATTGGCAGGGCCCAATATGAAAGAATGCGTAGAGTTTATCGTCGCCTATCAGACGATCAGCGATTACCTGGATAACCTGTGCGACCGCAGTACATCGCTCGATCCGGATGATTTCAGAATGCTGCATCAGTCCATGCCTGACGCACTTACGGTCGGGGCGGAGCTGAAAAATTATTATTCATTCCGGGAGGATCAGGATGATGGCGGATATTTGCATGATCTTGTCTCCATATGCCAAAGACAGCTGGGGAAAATTGAGGGCTACCCTCATATAAAAGATACACTGCTTGAGCTGTCCGGGTATTACTGTGATCTTCAAGTACATAAGCATGTCCAGATTGATGAGAGGGTGCCGCGTCTTGAAACATGGTTCGAGCATCATCGAAGCGCGCTTCCTGAAATGGAATGGTACGAGTTCTCTGCCTGCAGCGGTTCAACCCTCGGCATTTTTTGCCTTGCAGCTTACGGATTCCAGAACTCCTATGATGAGAACTTGGCCAAGCAGATCCGGGACAGCTATTTCCCTTATATTCAGGGACTGCACATTCTGCTGGACTACTTAATCGATCAGGAAGAGGATCGAGCAGGGGGAGATTTGAACTTTTGCAGCTATTACCCGACAGAAGAAAGCATGATGAAAAGGCTTAAGCATTTTATCGAAAAAGCGGACAGCAGTTTAAAAGGAATCCCGCATGAAGGGTTTCACAAGCTCATCAATAGGGGGCTGCTCGGCGTGTACCTTTCCGACAGGAAAGTAACGTCCAGAAAAGAACTGAATAAGCTTGCGCGAACGTTGTTGAGGAGGGGCGGCGGAACGTCTCTGTTTTTTTACCTGAACGGCAGAGCCTACCGTACGTTCCAGAAAATGACCGCTCAGTGA
- a CDS encoding ABC transporter ATP-binding protein, producing the protein MLEVRNLSKKMNGELILQNVSFTLGEGEIFGLLGRNGSGKTTLLRLIEQILLPDHGEIMFNDLPIAAHPEVKRKVVYVPIRNGFYDRYTYKQLIRILKPMYPDFDVTYANELMNRYSLSETKKYRDLSTGLKKQFALIIAFAMRPEVILLDEPTDGIDAVTRHDVLELMIDEVANRNTSIVVTSHRLEDIERICSRIAFLEDNTLSNLVDMEDVKEDYLKVQLAFENDRHLQIRERGLPILDHTGVFYTVLLEKKNEEQRDWLKSLEPRIWNELPVSLEEVFIAKFGGKRRW; encoded by the coding sequence ATGCTTGAGGTTCGGAATCTGTCTAAGAAGATGAATGGGGAGCTTATTCTTCAGAATGTATCGTTTACTCTGGGAGAGGGAGAGATTTTCGGGCTGCTGGGACGGAATGGTTCTGGAAAGACGACACTTTTGCGTTTGATTGAACAGATTTTGCTTCCGGACCACGGTGAGATTATGTTCAACGATCTTCCAATTGCCGCCCACCCGGAAGTTAAGAGAAAAGTTGTATATGTCCCAATCCGGAACGGGTTTTATGATCGGTATACATATAAACAGCTGATCAGGATTCTTAAGCCGATGTATCCAGATTTTGATGTGACGTACGCGAATGAGCTTATGAACCGCTACAGTTTGTCTGAGACGAAAAAATACCGTGACTTGTCAACGGGCTTGAAAAAGCAATTTGCATTAATTATTGCGTTTGCGATGAGACCTGAGGTGATTTTGCTGGATGAACCTACCGATGGGATTGATGCGGTTACTCGGCACGATGTTCTTGAATTGATGATTGATGAGGTGGCTAACCGGAATACATCGATTGTCGTTACGTCACACCGTTTAGAGGATATTGAGCGGATTTGCAGCAGGATTGCTTTTTTAGAGGATAATACGCTTTCGAATTTGGTGGATATGGAAGATGTGAAGGAAGATTATTTGAAGGTTCAGCTTGCATTTGAAAATGACCGGCATCTCCAGATTCGTGAGAGGGGTCTGCCGATTTTGGATCATACAGGCGTGTTTTATACTGTTTTATTGGAAAAGAAAAACGAAGAACAAAGAGATTGGCTAAAATCCCTTGAACCGAGGATTTGGAATGAACTTCCGGTAAGCCTCGAGGAAGTTTTCATTGCCAAGTTTGGAGGTAAACGCAGATGGTAA
- a CDS encoding class I SAM-dependent methyltransferase — translation MIVTRILPFCRDLLSAAVQPGDIAVDATAGNGHDTAFLAGLTGESGQVFSFDIQEDALLATERLLEEKNLSSRVTLFHKGHEYAEEFIPAEYHGKLAGAVFNLGYLPGGNKEIVTSPDSTIAGISQLFRMLKLEGIIVLVIYHGHPEGKIEKNAVLEFAKNLPQDEAHVIQYQFINQKNNPPFICAIEKR, via the coding sequence ATGATTGTAACCCGGATTCTTCCCTTCTGCAGGGATTTGCTTTCTGCTGCCGTTCAGCCTGGCGATATCGCAGTTGATGCGACCGCGGGGAATGGTCATGACACAGCTTTTCTGGCCGGATTAACAGGTGAATCGGGCCAGGTATTCAGCTTCGATATTCAAGAGGATGCCCTCCTGGCAACCGAGAGGCTCCTTGAGGAGAAAAATCTCAGCAGCCGTGTAACCCTTTTTCATAAAGGCCACGAGTACGCTGAGGAATTCATTCCTGCTGAATACCATGGAAAACTTGCCGGAGCGGTTTTCAACCTCGGCTATCTCCCCGGAGGCAATAAAGAAATTGTGACGTCCCCTGACTCCACCATTGCAGGCATCAGCCAGCTTTTCCGCATGCTTAAGCTTGAGGGAATCATCGTTCTTGTCATTTACCATGGGCATCCTGAAGGGAAAATAGAAAAAAACGCGGTCCTTGAATTTGCAAAAAACCTTCCACAGGATGAAGCCCATGTGATTCAGTATCAGTTTATTAATCAAAAGAATAATCCCCCCTTTATTTGTGCAATTGAAAAAAGATAA
- a CDS encoding gamma carbonic anhydrase, giving the protein MIYPYNEYIPEISESAFIADYVTISGDVKIGDESSIWFNTVIRGDVAPTIIGKRVNIQDQCCLHQSPGNPLIIEDDVTVGHQVILHSSIIKRNALIGMGSLILDGAEIGEGAFIGAGSLVPPGKKIPPNTLAFGRPAKVIRPLNDEDLKDMARIRREYTEKAQIYKKAIPIQKG; this is encoded by the coding sequence ATGATCTATCCATATAACGAATACATACCTGAAATATCTGAAAGTGCTTTTATTGCTGATTATGTAACCATTTCCGGAGATGTAAAAATCGGTGACGAGTCAAGCATCTGGTTCAATACGGTTATCCGAGGGGATGTAGCACCAACCATTATCGGAAAACGGGTAAATATCCAGGATCAATGCTGCCTTCATCAAAGTCCCGGCAACCCATTAATCATTGAAGATGATGTTACCGTCGGCCATCAGGTCATTCTCCACAGCTCCATTATCAAAAGAAATGCTTTAATCGGCATGGGTTCCCTGATTTTAGACGGAGCTGAAATCGGTGAAGGCGCCTTTATAGGAGCAGGAAGTCTCGTTCCTCCCGGAAAAAAAATCCCTCCCAATACCCTGGCTTTCGGACGGCCGGCTAAAGTAATCCGTCCCCTGAATGACGAGGATTTGAAGGATATGGCCCGCATCCGCAGAGAATACACGGAAAAGGCGCAAATTTACAAAAAGGCCATCCCAATTCAAAAAGGATAG
- a CDS encoding YtzC family protein, whose amino-acid sequence MATRQSVEEYMQMCTDTYNYAKEQFESGAKQEHYHDQEYTEAQSKLEDAVNELNKLTLSCDDQQKEQLYRMRLQLQQLQNEMILQRH is encoded by the coding sequence ATGGCCACAAGGCAATCGGTTGAAGAGTATATGCAAATGTGCACAGACACATACAACTATGCAAAAGAGCAATTTGAAAGCGGAGCAAAGCAGGAGCATTACCATGACCAGGAATACACAGAAGCCCAATCCAAGCTCGAGGACGCTGTAAATGAACTAAACAAACTCACATTAAGCTGTGATGACCAGCAAAAAGAACAGCTATACAGAATGAGGCTTCAGCTGCAGCAGCTGCAAAACGAAATGATTCTTCAAAGACATTAA
- a CDS encoding amino acid ABC transporter permease: MFADERSQRIIGILTESFFPLLKAGIAFTIPLTLITFALGLILAFFVALARMSNIRILTAISGFYVWVFRGTPLLVQLFILFFGLGSVGITLDPFTAAVIGFTLNKGAYTSEIIRAAILSIPKGQWEAAYSINMTRAQAIRRIILPQAVRVSIPPLGNSFISLVKDTSLAATITVTEMFQKGQQIAAVYYEPLWLYIEVAFIYLIFSTILSWLQTKLERRFERGIAK, translated from the coding sequence ATGTTTGCTGATGAACGTTCACAGCGGATTATAGGGATTCTAACCGAATCCTTTTTTCCGCTTTTAAAAGCAGGAATTGCCTTTACCATTCCTCTGACCCTTATCACTTTTGCCCTTGGTCTGATTTTAGCGTTTTTCGTTGCCCTAGCCCGTATGTCGAATATTCGGATCCTTACGGCCATATCAGGCTTCTATGTCTGGGTTTTCCGGGGAACACCGCTGCTCGTTCAGCTGTTTATCCTATTCTTTGGACTGGGTAGCGTCGGGATTACACTGGATCCATTCACAGCCGCGGTCATCGGGTTCACCCTTAACAAGGGAGCTTACACCTCGGAAATCATCCGTGCTGCCATTTTGTCTATACCAAAGGGACAATGGGAAGCCGCCTATTCGATTAACATGACGAGAGCTCAGGCGATCCGGAGAATCATTCTTCCGCAGGCGGTGCGTGTATCCATTCCTCCGCTTGGAAATTCTTTTATTAGCCTAGTGAAGGATACATCGCTTGCTGCAACCATCACGGTTACGGAAATGTTCCAAAAAGGTCAGCAGATTGCGGCCGTATACTATGAACCGCTTTGGCTGTATATAGAAGTAGCCTTTATCTACCTTATTTTCAGCACCATACTTTCCTGGCTGCAAACCAAACTGGAACGCCGATTTGAACGCGGCATTGCCAAATAA
- a CDS encoding amino acid ABC transporter ATP-binding protein, which produces MIKISNLYKRFGELEVLKGIDLTIEKGKTAVIIGPSGSGKTTLLRCLNLLEVPNAGTIQLGTETIQFSEKQKLKTSTVAGFRKQTGMVFQSYNLFPHLTAVQNVMEGQVVVKGLSKDEARKKALLQLEKVGLLDRADMYPHQLSGGQQQRVGIARAMAMDPDVLLFDEPTSALDPELVGEVLKVMKNLANEGMTMVIVTHEMHFARDAADLVIFMDNGTVVETGSPQEVFDQTKNARTLQFLNKVQATI; this is translated from the coding sequence ATGATCAAAATAAGCAATCTTTATAAACGCTTTGGAGAGCTTGAAGTTTTAAAAGGCATAGATTTAACGATAGAAAAAGGAAAAACAGCTGTCATTATCGGCCCATCGGGTTCCGGCAAAACGACTTTGCTGCGCTGCCTGAATCTCCTTGAGGTACCGAATGCAGGAACAATTCAGCTTGGAACGGAAACCATTCAGTTCTCGGAAAAACAAAAGCTGAAAACCAGCACGGTGGCCGGATTCAGAAAGCAAACGGGGATGGTCTTTCAAAGCTATAACCTATTTCCGCATTTAACGGCTGTGCAAAACGTGATGGAAGGCCAGGTTGTGGTTAAAGGATTGTCTAAAGACGAAGCGCGGAAAAAAGCCCTCCTCCAGCTGGAAAAGGTCGGACTTTTGGACAGAGCGGACATGTACCCTCATCAATTGTCCGGCGGTCAGCAGCAGCGTGTTGGAATCGCCCGTGCTATGGCGATGGATCCGGATGTTCTGCTGTTTGACGAACCGACCTCGGCACTTGACCCCGAGCTTGTCGGAGAAGTGCTGAAGGTCATGAAAAACCTTGCGAACGAAGGGATGACGATGGTGATCGTCACCCATGAGATGCATTTTGCAAGAGATGCAGCGGACCTCGTGATTTTCATGGATAACGGGACTGTTGTGGAAACAGGCTCTCCTCAGGAAGTATTCGATCAAACGAAAAATGCCCGCACCCTTCAATTTTTGAATAAGGTACAGGCAACTATTTAA
- a CDS encoding glycogen biosynthesis protein GlgD: MKKRSDQNNPEQKTGQSEFSKELDPVSKAKQKYAKQGQPIKSKQHPAEN, from the coding sequence GTGAAAAAACGTTCCGATCAGAACAACCCAGAACAAAAAACCGGCCAAAGCGAATTTTCCAAAGAACTGGATCCAGTATCAAAGGCAAAACAGAAATACGCGAAGCAGGGCCAGCCAATCAAATCCAAACAACACCCGGCTGAAAACTAA
- a CDS encoding ABC transporter permease subunit has product MVKGLILKEMRQTVAGLVTTLAILIIYLPWMILNAYSFYLKGQGNIFEFDLMDSSFSGMVWIIPFILAIGQLGSEKQRGSMDFTLSLPYSRSTIYWGKWLIGLAMILIGLIISYLISSGIFFFTNAVVDDSMLLYYCNTFVSALLLYSLVFAAGCLTGTSFAQGLVAGSMLILPGLTVSVISMNLAVFVDSTFYYDERVMEVLSLFTGINSILYTEGVSTLDIFIPLVLILIYTAIGYFTFIHHPVERNGYFFLWKGFNLPVFILVLLLGMFGFAGFGFSIGGESMIGYFSGLLIGAGVGAGIGYYTIYKKAK; this is encoded by the coding sequence ATGGTAAAAGGTCTTATTTTAAAAGAAATGAGGCAGACTGTTGCAGGACTGGTTACGACGTTAGCTATTTTAATTATTTACCTTCCCTGGATGATATTGAATGCCTATTCTTTTTATTTAAAAGGGCAGGGGAACATATTTGAATTTGATTTGATGGACTCAAGTTTTAGTGGAATGGTATGGATTATTCCATTTATATTGGCTATTGGCCAGCTTGGTTCAGAAAAACAGAGAGGAAGCATGGATTTTACATTATCTCTGCCGTATTCCCGAAGCACGATTTACTGGGGGAAGTGGCTTATTGGCTTGGCCATGATTTTAATCGGGTTGATTATTTCTTATTTAATCAGTTCCGGAATTTTCTTTTTTACGAATGCAGTGGTTGATGATAGCATGCTCCTTTATTATTGCAATACCTTTGTTTCAGCATTGCTGCTTTATTCGCTTGTATTTGCAGCAGGGTGCCTGACGGGTACGTCCTTTGCACAGGGGCTTGTTGCAGGAAGCATGCTTATATTACCGGGACTTACTGTATCAGTAATCTCGATGAATCTTGCAGTGTTCGTTGATAGCACATTTTATTATGATGAGCGTGTAATGGAGGTGCTTTCTTTATTCACAGGGATCAATTCAATCCTTTATACAGAAGGCGTCTCTACTTTAGACATCTTCATTCCACTGGTACTTATCCTTATTTATACAGCTATCGGATATTTTACTTTCATACATCATCCTGTTGAAAGGAACGGTTATTTCTTTTTATGGAAAGGGTTTAACCTGCCTGTATTTATTCTTGTTCTGTTGCTCGGAATGTTCGGGTTTGCCGGATTTGGCTTTTCCATCGGAGGGGAATCCATGATTGGCTATTTCTCCGGATTGCTCATTGGGGCAGGGGTGGGAGCAGGTATTGGCTACTATACCATTTATAAGAAAGCAAAATAA